A stretch of the Canis lupus familiaris isolate Mischka breed German Shepherd chromosome 37, alternate assembly UU_Cfam_GSD_1.0, whole genome shotgun sequence genome encodes the following:
- the GPR1 gene encoding G-protein coupled receptor 1 translates to MEDLEERLFEEFENYSYTLEYYSSESDLEEKGHVGAVHWVSLVLYCLAFILGIPGNAIVIWFTGFKWKKTVTTLWFLNLAIADFIFLLFLPLYISYVAMNFHWPFGIWLCKANSFIAQLNMFASVFFLTVISLDRYIHLIHPVVSHRHRTLKNSLIVIIFIWFLASLMGGPALYFRDTLEFDNHTLCYNNFHEHDPDLTLMRHHVLTWVKFIVGYLFPLLAMSICYLCLIFKVRKRSILVSSKHFWTILAVVMAFLICWTPYHLFNIWELTIHHNSHFHQVLQAGIPLSTGLAFLNSCLNPILYVLISKKFQTRFRASVAEILKHTLWEVSCSGTVSEQLRNSETKNLCLLETAQ, encoded by the coding sequence ATGGAAGATCTAGAGGAAAGATTATTTGAAGAGTTCGAGAACTATTCCTATACTCTGGAATATTACTCCTCGGAGTCTGATTTGGAGGAGAAAGGCCACGTGGGAGCAGTTCATTGGGTCTCCCTGGTGTTATACTGTTTAGCATTTATTCTGGGCATTCCAGGAAATGCCATTGTCATTTGGTTCACGGGGTTCAAGTGGAAGAAGACGGTCACCACTCTCTGGTTCCTCAATCTGGCTATtgcagatttcatttttcttctcttcctaccTCTGTACATCTCCTATGTGGCCATGAATTTCCACTGGCCCTTTGGCATCTGGCTGTGCAAGGCCAATTCCTTTATTGCCCAGTTGAACATGTTTGCTAGTGTGTTTTTCCTTACAGTGATCAGCCTGGACCGCTATATCCACTTGATCCATCCTGTCGTATCTCATCGACACCGAACCCTGAAGAACTCCCTGATTGTTATTATATTCATTTGGTTTTTGGCCTCTCTAATGGGTGGTCCTGCGCTATACTTCCGGGACACTCTGGAGTTCGATAACCACACTCTTTGTTATAACAATTTCCATGAGCATGATCCTGACCTTACCTTGATGAGGCACCATGTTCTGACCTGGGTGAAATTTATTGTTGGGTACCTCTTCCCCTTGCTAGCAATGAGCATTTGCTACTTGTGTCTCATCTTCAAGGTGAGGAAGCGAAGCATCCTGGTCTCCAGTAAGCATTTCTGGACCATCCTAGCTGTGGTCATGGCCTTTTTGATTTGCTGGACTCCTTATCACCTGTTTAACATTTGGGAGCTCACAATCCACCACAATAGCCATTTCCACCAGGTGCTTCAGGCCGGCATCCCCCTCTCCACTGGCTTGGCATTCCTTAATAGTTGTTTGAACCCCATTCTTTATGTCCTAATTAGTAAGAAGTTCCAAACTCGCTTCCGGGCCTCAGTTGCTGAAATACTAAAGCACACACTGTGGGAGGTCAGCTGTTCTGGCACAGTGAGTGAACAGCTCAGGAACTCTGAGACCAAGAACCTGTGTCTCCTGGAAACAGCTCAGTGA